A region of Streptomyces paludis DNA encodes the following proteins:
- the drmD gene encoding DISARM system SNF2-like helicase DrmD, whose translation MTQAAHRAATPASAPAPDARLPKENELVEVRGQSWVVARVEPGGPPSEAAPVSAAAATATLVHLQSVADGRFGDTLSVIWEVEPGRRVLPAGSLPDASTGQYDTPSRLAAFLDAVRWSAVASADAKTLQAPFRSGVAIEPYQLEPVSRAVGAPRVNLLLADDVGLGKTVEAGLVIQELLLRGRARRVMVVCPAGLTLKWRDEMAEKFGLDFTIVDSEHCARLRRTHGTAANPFRVHPLTIVSLPWLRGQKAQRLLGEIIPSGERTDEAVPGRDSEIKEADGPRRFFDLLVLDEAHHVAPAAPKQVYAVDSQQTKLIRWLAPHFEHRLFLSATPHNGYPESYTALLEIIDNQKFMRGMNPDDKAVREAAKETVVRRLKSTVKNPDGTDRFRTRTTQQLPVDYTDREREIHTLLSEFAALRKKRMTNKARGGRRAADLVTLLLKKRLFSSPAAFLRTVRIYLSHLDNTAGRPRAAAADIPDWLAEFPELAAELDDESLADAEDDALTRSTRLTPEEDGEELRLLREMERWALTHEATADSKAAELITYLKAVCRTDDQHWQNERVVVFTEYRDTQKWLVDLLRQEEMTDGGRVAQLHGALATPEREQIRLGFQAAPDGDEGRVRILIATDAASEGIDLQNHCHRLVNYDIPFNPNKLEQRIGRIDRWGQRKNPEIFHFVGTGWEQADVGSYEADLEFLSRVAKKVAKMEEDLGSVNAVIADAVQRRMAGDPTPVDIENARPRLIAGRSTGGNVAADQNITAQARRLAEQYDESVTTLGLNPATIKRVVDTALALDHQQPLSPCHDLAQDIDGDLFTVPPLTGTWERATRGLAHKLRPAELRPVTFDAKVAAEGRDDVVLAHLKHPLVALSTRLLTAAVWNADSVGLHRVTAVVTDDPAVETTLVSAYARYVLTGTDGTRLHEEILYAGGWFGDTGRFRRWESVRSQGATLAHALTTGTPAAPHLRDGLSEAWPRLGKPLYDSLSARARELRASLERRLQERRDEEERRINATLDRFEATLRAKLKEEGDSVGDQMALFGDREVTATEQHQYQEDRKRWKLRLDSLDAERTRELAAIAGRYREPGSHLFPVAVVFVIPTKEARR comes from the coding sequence ATGACGCAGGCCGCTCACCGTGCAGCCACCCCGGCCTCGGCGCCGGCCCCGGACGCACGGCTCCCCAAGGAGAACGAGCTGGTCGAGGTACGCGGCCAGAGCTGGGTGGTCGCCCGGGTGGAGCCCGGCGGACCACCGTCCGAAGCCGCTCCCGTATCCGCTGCCGCCGCCACCGCGACCCTCGTCCATCTCCAGTCAGTCGCGGACGGTCGCTTCGGTGACACCCTCTCCGTCATCTGGGAGGTCGAACCGGGCCGCCGTGTGCTCCCCGCCGGATCGCTCCCCGACGCCTCCACCGGCCAGTACGACACACCGTCCCGCCTCGCCGCGTTCCTCGACGCGGTCCGCTGGTCGGCGGTCGCCTCCGCCGACGCCAAGACGCTCCAGGCTCCGTTCCGCTCGGGCGTCGCGATCGAGCCGTACCAGCTCGAACCCGTCTCCCGGGCCGTCGGGGCTCCGCGTGTGAACCTCCTCCTCGCCGACGACGTCGGCCTCGGCAAGACCGTCGAAGCCGGGCTTGTCATCCAGGAACTGCTGCTGCGCGGCCGGGCCCGCCGCGTCATGGTCGTCTGCCCCGCCGGACTGACACTGAAGTGGCGCGACGAGATGGCCGAGAAGTTCGGCCTTGACTTCACCATCGTCGACTCCGAGCACTGCGCCCGGCTGCGCCGCACCCACGGCACCGCCGCGAACCCCTTCCGTGTGCACCCTCTGACCATCGTCTCCCTCCCCTGGCTGCGCGGTCAGAAGGCACAGCGCCTGCTCGGCGAGATCATCCCGTCCGGCGAGCGTACGGACGAGGCGGTGCCGGGACGCGACAGTGAAATCAAAGAAGCCGACGGACCGCGCCGCTTCTTCGATCTCCTCGTCCTCGACGAAGCCCACCACGTGGCACCGGCCGCGCCCAAGCAGGTCTACGCCGTCGACTCCCAGCAGACGAAGCTGATCCGATGGCTCGCCCCGCACTTCGAGCACCGGCTGTTCCTCTCGGCCACCCCGCACAACGGCTACCCCGAGTCGTACACCGCCCTGCTGGAGATCATCGACAACCAGAAGTTCATGCGGGGGATGAACCCGGACGACAAGGCAGTCCGGGAGGCCGCCAAGGAGACGGTCGTCAGACGGCTGAAGAGCACGGTCAAGAATCCCGACGGTACGGACCGCTTCCGCACCCGCACGACACAACAGCTCCCGGTCGACTACACCGACCGCGAACGCGAGATCCATACCCTCCTCTCCGAGTTCGCCGCCCTCCGCAAGAAGCGCATGACGAACAAGGCACGCGGCGGACGCCGTGCTGCCGACCTGGTCACCCTGCTGCTCAAGAAGCGGCTCTTCTCCTCCCCGGCCGCCTTCCTGCGTACCGTACGGATCTACCTCTCCCACCTGGACAACACCGCCGGCCGGCCCCGCGCGGCAGCGGCCGACATCCCCGACTGGCTGGCCGAGTTCCCCGAACTCGCCGCCGAACTCGACGACGAGTCCCTCGCCGACGCCGAGGACGACGCACTGACCCGGTCCACCCGGCTCACCCCGGAGGAGGACGGCGAGGAACTGCGCCTACTGCGCGAGATGGAGCGCTGGGCGCTCACTCACGAGGCCACCGCCGACTCCAAGGCGGCAGAGCTGATCACCTATCTCAAGGCCGTCTGCCGCACCGACGACCAGCACTGGCAGAACGAACGGGTCGTGGTGTTCACCGAGTACCGGGACACCCAGAAGTGGCTGGTCGACCTGTTGCGCCAGGAGGAGATGACCGACGGAGGCCGGGTCGCCCAACTCCACGGCGCTCTCGCCACTCCCGAACGCGAACAGATCCGCCTGGGCTTCCAGGCCGCCCCCGACGGCGACGAGGGCAGGGTACGGATCCTCATCGCCACCGACGCGGCCAGCGAGGGTATCGACCTGCAGAACCACTGCCACCGTCTGGTCAACTACGACATCCCCTTCAACCCCAACAAGCTCGAACAGCGCATCGGGCGCATTGACCGCTGGGGGCAGCGGAAGAACCCGGAGATCTTCCACTTCGTCGGCACGGGCTGGGAACAGGCGGACGTCGGTTCGTACGAGGCCGACCTGGAATTCCTCTCCCGAGTCGCCAAGAAGGTCGCGAAAATGGAGGAGGACCTCGGCTCCGTCAACGCGGTCATCGCCGACGCCGTACAGCGCAGAATGGCCGGCGACCCGACCCCCGTCGACATCGAGAACGCCAGACCCCGGCTCATCGCCGGCCGCAGCACCGGCGGAAACGTCGCCGCCGACCAGAACATCACCGCCCAGGCCAGACGACTCGCCGAACAGTACGACGAGTCCGTCACCACCCTCGGCCTCAACCCCGCCACCATCAAACGCGTCGTCGACACGGCCCTCGCCCTTGACCACCAGCAGCCGCTCAGCCCCTGCCACGACCTCGCCCAGGACATCGACGGCGACCTGTTCACCGTCCCGCCGCTCACCGGCACCTGGGAACGGGCGACCCGCGGCCTCGCCCACAAGCTGCGCCCCGCCGAACTGCGCCCGGTCACCTTCGACGCGAAGGTCGCCGCCGAGGGCCGTGACGACGTCGTACTCGCCCACCTCAAGCACCCGCTCGTCGCGCTCTCCACCCGGCTGCTCACGGCGGCCGTATGGAACGCCGACAGCGTCGGCCTGCACCGCGTCACCGCGGTGGTCACCGACGATCCCGCCGTCGAGACCACTCTCGTCAGCGCGTACGCCCGCTATGTCCTCACCGGCACGGACGGTACCCGGCTGCACGAGGAAATCCTGTACGCGGGCGGCTGGTTCGGCGACACCGGACGCTTCCGCCGCTGGGAGTCGGTACGTTCCCAGGGCGCCACCCTCGCCCACGCGCTCACCACCGGCACACCGGCCGCGCCGCATCTGCGCGACGGCCTCTCCGAAGCCTGGCCCCGGCTCGGCAAGCCGCTGTACGACTCTCTCTCCGCCCGCGCCCGCGAACTGCGCGCGAGCCTGGAAAGGCGCCTTCAGGAACGCAGGGACGAGGAAGAACGCCGGATCAACGCCACGCTCGACCGCTTCGAGGCCACTCTGCGCGCCAAGCTCAAGGAGGAGGGCGACAGCGTCGGCGACCAGATGGCCCTCTTCGGCGACCGCGAGGTCACCGCCACCGAACAGCACCAGTACCAGGAAGACCGCAAGCGCTGGAAGCTCCGCCTCGACAGCCTCGACGCGGAACGCACCCGTGAGCTCGCCGCCATCGCCGGCCGTTACCGTGAGCCCGGCTCGCACCTCTTCCCCGTAGCCGTCGTCTTCGTCATCCCCACCAAGGAAGCCCGCCGATGA
- a CDS encoding Eco57I restriction-modification methylase domain-containing protein, translated as MSRRPDSAARGLAAARAKALDGRAQHQEWLDLTEVTGPFLTLPVLRGTWPQLDAIEKSQREALRGRHADWQTDPRAGRDEWIAHILRDLLEWGDALTLRQGDDDDPLLDRFTIHVPEHNARLRADFALREPGSDPAAEPDTAAAAKRVPLLGMILPAGTVPTARDDGAGGGTRSGNGTAGSTRGSAAGSTAGSMAGSTGGTWSATPADRLARLCRHHGIPLGLATDGRWWCLVWAPVGGVTTTAVLDSIGWNEAAERNVVRAWISMLRRSRFFQYEEKDTLVGLLKRSLEAGEEVTDALGVQVRQAVELLVDAISRADARAMENGAPGLYREDIAADDVYRGAVAVMMRVVFLLFAEEHGLLPADNEVYARSYSARFLRAELKARADAEGEASLEHTTAAWHRLIALFHAVHGGVNHPELNLPAYDGSLFDPRKYAWLESTNPLLPIDDRTVLHMLQAVQEVQVGTGKNREIRTLSFRTLGVEEIGYVYEGLLSYDGERAVDTVVGLIGPTGREHEVELRELEALAAGSQNIKTLAKKIVDAYKEPKPGIGTPAKIERLLAPLTGEQRTEAERLIDAACKERELTQRLLPFFGIIRRDLRGLPVVIRPGALYVTESPLRKNTGTHYTPRRLAEEVVHHALEPLVYEPGPLQTADRTQWVLKKPHQILELKVADIAMGSAAFLVAACRYLANSLIEAWENDGRPEALRYRAGRRGDAITAVDAESDQVVVEARRQVIEHCLYGVDINPMAVEMAKLSLWLVSMDPTRPFTFLDDRLVAGDSLLGVANMQQLESIHLKPTGHDDIFGWVEGARTRVDQLTRERLAITAIKGIDLPALLDKRERLAQVNLHAARLRLVGDLIVAAGLATCASGRVHWYDEQGGTRLRDLFPTAASIVGGIVAAGVADDAESVCAARASANEWLRSELPDGGLERRPVHWPLEFPEVFSGRSGFDAIIGNPPFLGGQKLTGAMGEAYREYLVDYLAGGKRGSADLVAYFELRAHSLLGESGQTGLIATNTLAQGDTREVALDQLMDGKFQIRRAVKSEKWPSRSAVLEYCAVWTTARPLDAGAVRILDGLEVRGITSSLYPESRVSGRPHRLASRAGQSFQGSNVLGKGFVLTWEQAEELIESDPRNRDVIFPYLNGEDLNSRPDCSASRQVINFHDWTEEQAREYPEVFAIIERDVKPERAKNKRTARRERWWQYAERAPRLYASIAGIDRVLVVARVSKTGLPVLTSTAQVMSEQTVVFSTGRLHHLAFLSSGVHYTWAVTRASSLKGDLRYTPSDVYETLPQPVATEQMERVGTALNELRGGIMADRQLGLTKLYNMINDRTVVDSDISSLRGVHREIDAVVTEAYGWSDLTLGHGFYSTRQGARFTVAPSVQTEILDRLLELNHAQYRMEAVNGIHASRTRSSMRRNASTLGGSPNKSNMNTDSVALDSLF; from the coding sequence ATGAGCCGCCGCCCCGACTCCGCCGCCCGCGGCCTTGCCGCCGCCAGGGCCAAGGCCCTCGACGGCCGGGCCCAGCACCAGGAATGGCTCGACCTCACCGAGGTCACCGGCCCCTTCCTCACCCTGCCCGTACTGCGCGGGACCTGGCCCCAGCTCGACGCCATCGAGAAGTCCCAGCGCGAGGCTCTGCGCGGCCGGCACGCCGACTGGCAGACCGATCCCAGGGCGGGTCGCGACGAATGGATCGCGCATATCCTGCGCGACCTGCTGGAGTGGGGCGACGCGCTCACGCTGCGCCAAGGGGATGACGACGATCCGCTCCTGGACCGCTTCACGATCCACGTCCCCGAACACAACGCGCGGCTCAGGGCCGACTTCGCTCTACGTGAGCCCGGCAGCGACCCCGCCGCCGAACCCGACACGGCGGCGGCGGCCAAGCGGGTACCCCTCCTCGGCATGATCCTGCCCGCGGGTACCGTCCCCACCGCGCGCGACGACGGCGCGGGCGGCGGCACGCGAAGCGGCAACGGTACGGCCGGGAGTACGCGAGGAAGCGCGGCGGGGAGCACGGCCGGAAGTATGGCCGGGAGTACGGGCGGCACCTGGTCGGCCACCCCCGCCGACCGCCTGGCCCGCCTCTGCCGCCACCACGGCATCCCCCTCGGCCTTGCCACCGACGGCCGTTGGTGGTGCCTGGTCTGGGCCCCGGTCGGCGGGGTGACCACCACCGCGGTCCTCGACTCCATCGGCTGGAACGAAGCGGCGGAACGCAACGTCGTGCGCGCCTGGATCTCGATGCTGCGCAGATCCCGCTTCTTCCAGTACGAGGAGAAGGACACCCTCGTCGGGCTCCTGAAGCGCAGCCTGGAAGCGGGCGAGGAAGTCACGGACGCACTCGGTGTGCAGGTCCGCCAGGCGGTTGAGCTCCTCGTCGACGCCATAAGCCGGGCGGACGCCCGCGCGATGGAGAACGGCGCGCCGGGCCTGTACCGGGAGGACATCGCGGCCGACGACGTCTACCGGGGCGCGGTCGCCGTCATGATGCGCGTCGTCTTCCTGCTCTTCGCCGAGGAACACGGTCTGTTGCCGGCGGACAACGAGGTCTACGCCCGCTCCTACTCGGCCCGTTTCCTCCGCGCCGAACTCAAGGCCCGGGCCGACGCCGAGGGCGAGGCATCCCTTGAACACACCACCGCGGCCTGGCACAGGCTGATCGCGCTCTTCCACGCCGTACACGGCGGTGTGAACCACCCGGAGCTGAACCTCCCCGCGTACGACGGCTCACTGTTCGACCCACGGAAATACGCCTGGCTGGAGTCCACCAACCCGCTCCTCCCCATCGACGACCGCACGGTCCTCCACATGCTCCAGGCCGTACAAGAGGTCCAGGTCGGCACGGGAAAGAACCGCGAGATCCGCACCCTCAGCTTCCGCACCCTCGGCGTCGAAGAGATCGGCTACGTATACGAGGGTCTCCTCTCGTACGACGGCGAGCGCGCGGTCGACACCGTCGTCGGCCTGATCGGACCGACGGGCCGCGAGCACGAGGTCGAGCTGCGCGAGCTGGAAGCCCTGGCAGCGGGCAGCCAGAACATCAAGACGTTGGCGAAGAAGATCGTCGACGCGTACAAGGAGCCCAAGCCGGGCATCGGCACACCGGCGAAGATCGAACGGCTCCTGGCACCCCTCACGGGCGAGCAGCGCACAGAGGCGGAACGCCTGATCGACGCGGCGTGCAAGGAAAGGGAGTTGACGCAGCGCCTGCTGCCGTTCTTCGGCATCATCAGGCGTGACCTGCGCGGCCTGCCGGTCGTGATCAGGCCCGGAGCCCTGTACGTCACCGAGTCCCCGCTCCGCAAGAACACCGGCACGCACTACACACCCCGGCGCCTGGCGGAGGAGGTCGTCCACCACGCGCTGGAGCCCCTGGTGTACGAACCGGGCCCGCTGCAGACGGCGGACCGCACGCAGTGGGTCCTCAAGAAGCCCCATCAGATCCTGGAACTCAAGGTCGCGGACATCGCGATGGGCTCCGCGGCCTTCCTGGTGGCGGCCTGCCGCTACCTTGCCAACAGCCTGATCGAGGCATGGGAGAACGACGGCCGCCCGGAGGCACTGCGCTACCGGGCGGGCCGGCGAGGCGACGCGATCACGGCGGTCGACGCCGAGTCGGACCAGGTCGTTGTCGAAGCGCGCCGCCAGGTCATCGAGCACTGCCTGTACGGCGTGGACATCAACCCCATGGCCGTCGAGATGGCGAAACTCTCGCTCTGGCTGGTCTCGATGGACCCGACCCGCCCGTTCACCTTCCTGGACGACCGCTTGGTGGCGGGGGACTCGCTGCTGGGGGTAGCCAACATGCAGCAACTTGAGTCCATCCATCTGAAGCCGACAGGCCACGACGACATTTTCGGATGGGTCGAGGGCGCTCGCACGCGGGTGGACCAGCTAACTCGCGAACGGCTCGCCATCACTGCGATCAAGGGCATTGATCTGCCTGCGCTGCTCGACAAGCGTGAGCGCTTGGCACAGGTCAACCTTCACGCAGCACGGCTTCGGCTTGTCGGCGACTTGATCGTCGCGGCGGGGCTTGCCACGTGTGCCTCCGGCCGTGTGCACTGGTACGACGAGCAGGGTGGTACCCGCTTGCGAGACCTGTTCCCCACGGCGGCCAGCATCGTCGGTGGCATTGTCGCCGCAGGGGTAGCTGACGATGCAGAGTCGGTGTGTGCCGCACGAGCGTCGGCGAATGAATGGCTGCGCAGCGAACTACCTGACGGTGGCCTGGAACGGCGTCCAGTGCATTGGCCGTTGGAATTCCCCGAGGTGTTCTCGGGACGCAGTGGGTTTGACGCGATCATTGGCAACCCGCCGTTCCTTGGAGGACAGAAGCTAACGGGCGCGATGGGGGAGGCGTATCGGGAGTACCTGGTGGACTACCTTGCGGGCGGTAAACGGGGTAGCGCCGATCTTGTGGCCTACTTTGAGCTAAGAGCGCACAGTTTGCTGGGTGAATCCGGGCAAACTGGACTAATCGCGACGAATACCCTGGCCCAGGGTGACACCCGTGAAGTCGCCCTTGATCAGCTCATGGACGGCAAGTTTCAGATTCGCCGGGCTGTAAAGAGCGAGAAGTGGCCTTCGAGGTCTGCCGTGTTGGAGTATTGCGCGGTGTGGACCACGGCTCGTCCTCTTGACGCTGGCGCTGTGAGGATCCTTGATGGCTTGGAGGTTCGAGGTATCACCTCGTCCCTGTATCCAGAGTCGCGGGTGTCCGGTCGTCCGCATCGTTTGGCGTCCAGGGCGGGGCAGTCGTTCCAGGGTTCGAACGTGCTCGGCAAAGGATTCGTTCTCACCTGGGAGCAGGCCGAGGAGCTCATCGAGAGCGACCCGCGCAACCGGGATGTGATCTTCCCTTACCTCAACGGAGAAGACCTGAACTCCCGGCCAGACTGCTCCGCAAGCCGTCAGGTGATCAACTTCCACGACTGGACTGAGGAGCAAGCCCGCGAGTACCCGGAAGTATTCGCCATCATCGAGCGAGACGTGAAACCTGAACGAGCCAAGAACAAGCGAACCGCCAGGCGCGAACGGTGGTGGCAATACGCCGAGCGCGCGCCGAGGTTGTACGCAAGCATCGCCGGGATCGACCGTGTCCTGGTGGTAGCACGCGTGAGTAAAACAGGACTTCCAGTTCTTACATCCACAGCCCAGGTGATGAGCGAACAGACAGTTGTTTTTTCTACCGGTCGACTGCACCACCTGGCCTTTCTTAGTAGCGGGGTCCACTACACGTGGGCCGTCACCCGGGCGTCAAGCCTAAAAGGCGATCTTCGCTACACGCCGTCTGATGTTTATGAGACGTTGCCTCAGCCTGTGGCAACGGAACAAATGGAGAGAGTCGGAACCGCGCTCAATGAGTTGAGGGGCGGGATTATGGCCGATCGGCAACTGGGATTGACGAAGCTATACAACATGATCAACGATCGAACTGTTGTGGATAGCGATATTTCCTCCCTCCGCGGTGTCCACCGAGAGATTGATGCAGTCGTGACCGAGGCGTACGGGTGGTCTGATTTGACTCTCGGGCATGGTTTTTATTCAACCCGACAGGGCGCAAGATTCACGGTTGCACCTTCCGTGCAGACTGAAATTCTAGACCGTCTCCTGGAACTGAACCATGCTCAGTACAGAATGGAGGCAGTCAATGGGATTCACGCATCAAGGACGAGGTCATCAATGCGTCGAAATGCATCCACTCTCGGAGGATCGCCCAATAAATCAAACATGAATACCGATTCCGTCGCCTTGGATTCACTGTTTTGA
- a CDS encoding type IIL restriction-modification enzyme MmeI, which yields MYSRYWWQYAEKRPAMLKAIHDLERVLVVSLVSRTVMPTLVPSRQVLSHKLGVFTLPDNANLALMSSSLHSSWAWRNSSTMKADLNYSSSDVYETLPQPVATEQMERVGTALNELRGGIMADRQLGLTKLYNMINDRTVVDSDISSLRGVHREIDAVVTEAYGWSDLTLGHGFYSTRQGTRFTVSPRVQTEILDRLLELNHTQKNAESAHCLISVGSQTLLPGRSTGDKDGNSGPARMDALF from the coding sequence ATGTACAGTCGCTATTGGTGGCAGTACGCCGAGAAGCGGCCAGCGATGCTGAAGGCTATTCACGACTTGGAACGTGTCCTGGTGGTATCGCTTGTGAGCCGAACGGTAATGCCGACTCTTGTTCCCAGCAGGCAGGTTCTGTCTCACAAGTTGGGCGTCTTCACCCTGCCCGACAACGCGAATCTCGCCCTCATGTCGAGTTCATTGCACTCAAGTTGGGCATGGCGCAACTCATCAACGATGAAGGCGGATCTTAATTACTCGTCGTCTGATGTTTATGAGACGTTGCCTCAGCCTGTGGCAACGGAACAAATGGAGAGAGTCGGAACCGCGCTCAATGAGTTGAGGGGCGGGATTATGGCCGATCGGCAACTGGGATTGACGAAGCTATACAACATGATCAACGATCGAACTGTTGTGGATAGCGATATTTCCTCCCTCCGGGGTGTCCACCGAGAGATTGATGCAGTCGTGACCGAGGCGTACGGGTGGTCTGATTTGACTCTCGGGCATGGTTTTTATTCAACCCGACAGGGCACAAGGTTTACAGTTTCGCCTCGCGTGCAGACCGAGATTCTGGACCGTCTCCTTGAGCTTAATCACACACAAAAGAATGCCGAGAGTGCGCATTGCCTGATCAGCGTCGGTAGTCAAACTCTGCTACCCGGCAGGTCAACCGGCGACAAAGATGGAAATTCCGGGCCCGCGCGGATGGACGCGCTTTTTTGA
- a CDS encoding DUF397 domain-containing protein — translation MNNNQSDKRAPVLAWFKSSYSGTGGGECVEVALAPGSVHVRDSKSSPGPILRVAAESWGSFVYFASGREDVTL, via the coding sequence ATGAACAACAACCAGTCGGACAAGCGCGCTCCAGTCCTGGCCTGGTTCAAGAGCAGCTACAGCGGTACCGGTGGCGGGGAGTGCGTGGAAGTGGCACTCGCACCGGGGTCGGTACACGTCCGCGACTCCAAGAGTTCGCCGGGACCGATACTGCGAGTAGCAGCCGAGAGTTGGGGCTCGTTCGTGTACTTCGCAAGCGGGCGGGAAGACGTAACCCTCTGA
- a CDS encoding helix-turn-helix domain-containing protein → MGTSRQTKQRTQGDERPGVWVAYGRLVKLFRERAGLTQETFAEVVGYSVEQVGSIEQGRRPAKPVFTKAAETRLSAHGTLEALQKDVDLARLPTFFQNFASIESDAVSFFWYGGYVVPGLLQTEEYARALLTAHFPPLDTGTIDEWLAARMDRQNILNREKPPFVASFLIEEAVLHRPVGGPEAMKRQLHQLLKRAETRNVQIQIMPTAFGSHSGLNGSMVLVETPEHRNVAYIESQDIGVVISEPDDVSKFWLRYGMLRSQALNMEESARLIERTIGEL, encoded by the coding sequence ATGGGAACCAGCCGTCAGACGAAGCAGCGGACCCAGGGCGACGAACGGCCGGGCGTCTGGGTCGCCTACGGAAGACTGGTCAAGCTCTTCCGAGAACGGGCGGGACTGACGCAGGAAACATTCGCCGAGGTGGTGGGCTACTCGGTCGAACAGGTCGGCTCGATCGAACAGGGCCGCAGACCGGCGAAGCCGGTGTTCACGAAGGCAGCGGAGACGAGGCTGTCCGCACACGGGACGCTGGAGGCGTTGCAGAAGGACGTGGACCTGGCGCGACTGCCGACGTTCTTCCAGAACTTCGCGTCGATCGAATCGGACGCGGTCAGTTTCTTCTGGTATGGCGGCTACGTCGTCCCGGGGCTGCTCCAGACTGAGGAGTATGCGCGGGCCCTGCTCACAGCCCACTTTCCGCCGCTGGACACCGGCACCATCGACGAATGGCTCGCGGCTCGAATGGACCGACAAAACATCTTGAACCGCGAAAAGCCGCCTTTTGTGGCATCCTTCCTGATCGAGGAAGCAGTCCTCCACAGGCCAGTGGGTGGACCAGAGGCCATGAAGCGGCAGCTTCACCAACTGCTGAAACGCGCCGAAACCCGCAACGTCCAGATCCAGATCATGCCAACCGCCTTCGGATCCCACTCCGGGCTCAACGGGTCCATGGTGCTCGTGGAGACGCCAGAACACCGGAACGTGGCGTACATCGAATCACAGGACATCGGAGTGGTGATCTCCGAACCTGACGACGTCAGCAAGTTCTGGCTGCGCTATGGAATGCTCCGGTCGCAGGCTCTCAACATGGAGGAGTCTGCACGTCTCATCGAGCGCACCATAGGGGAGCTATGA